From one Lycium ferocissimum isolate CSIRO_LF1 chromosome 5, AGI_CSIRO_Lferr_CH_V1, whole genome shotgun sequence genomic stretch:
- the LOC132058596 gene encoding uncharacterized membrane protein At1g16860-like, whose product MGSRFPSHQLSNGLYVSGRPEQPKERTPTMTSAPMPYTGGDIKKSGELGKMFDIPVDGSKSRKSGPITSGPARTGLYTAASSHSGPINSARTSYSTSGPISSSGVPGAVSTKKSNSGPLSKHGEPIKKSSGPQSGGVTPTGRQHSGPQSCVIRTLSIHNSTHLQLPLFFTCCPLPTSTKNSLVSVCFNPDASATAREIKFIGIFQRC is encoded by the coding sequence ATGGGTTCTAGATTCCCATCTCACCAGCTCAGCAATGGCCTTTACGTGTCAGGCCGGCCGGAGCAGCCAAAAGAAAGAACACCGACAATGACTTCTGCGCCCATGCCTTATACTGGCGGTGACATTAAGAAGTCAGGAGAGCTTGGGAAAATGTTTGATATCCCCGTGGATGGCTCCAAGTCGAGGAAATCTGGACCCATAACAAGTGGACCTGCGAGGACTGGATTATATACAGCTGCCTCATCGCATTCAGGACCTATCAATTCTGCTAGGACTAGCTACTCAACCTCAGGTCCCATATCATCCTCAGGGGTGCCTGGTGCAGTTTctacaaagaaatcaaattctGGGCCCCTTAGCAAGCATGGTGAGCCAATAAAAAAGTCTTCCGGTCCTCAATCTGGAGGAGTGACACCAACTGGCCGCCAGCACTCAGGTCCTCAATCCTGTGTTATCCGCACGTTATCAATCCACAATTCTACTCATTTGCAGCTTCCCCTATTCTTTACTTGCTGTCCATTACCCACTTCCACCAAAAACAGCTTAGTTTCTGTTTGTTTTAACCCTGATGCTTCGGCCACTGCACGAGAGATAAAGTTCATCGGCATCTTTCAAAGGTGCTGA